From Virgibacillus natechei, the proteins below share one genomic window:
- the mgsA gene encoding methylglyoxal synthase, protein MKIALIAHDKKKNDIIQFAQAYKYSLEKHELYATGTTGMKISEHTGLSLHRFQSGPLGGDQQIGSMVAENNMDMIIFFRDPLTAQPHEPDITALLRLCDVYNIPLATNMGTAEVLIHALERGDLKWREIIHDNEGK, encoded by the coding sequence ATGAAAATCGCATTAATTGCTCACGATAAAAAGAAAAATGATATTATACAGTTTGCTCAAGCGTATAAATATAGCTTAGAAAAACATGAACTTTATGCTACTGGGACAACAGGAATGAAAATCTCCGAACATACTGGTTTATCTCTACATCGTTTTCAATCCGGTCCACTCGGTGGTGATCAGCAGATCGGTTCAATGGTTGCTGAAAATAACATGGACATGATTATCTTCTTCCGTGATCCATTGACTGCACAACCACATGAACCAGATATCACTGCTTTGTTACGGCTTTGTGATGTATACAATATACCGTTAGCAACAAATATGGGTACAGCTGAAGTCTTGATCCATGCACTAGAACGTGGCGATTTGAAATGGCGAGAAATTATTCATGATAACGAAGGTAAATAG
- a CDS encoding ring-cleaving dioxygenase: MEIKGIHHVSAITANAKENYHFYTEILGMRLVKKTVNQDDTSVYHLFYADEVGKPGTDLTFFEIPNAGTTYPGINSISGTSLRVPNDAALTYFQDRFNEYNVDQDEISKQGERKVIHFRDPEGQRLTLISDETNTGVAGGNVWERSSVPVDKGIIGLGPSKLTVQDPTPTITVLTEILTFKQVSSYPSPVSGQEDILIFSTGEGGTGAEIHLEVRNDLPKERPGRGSVHHVALRVANEEELAAWRDRLQEFRFPNSGLVERFYFRSLYFRDPNGILFEFATDGPGFTTDEDMDYLGESLALPPYFEDQREVIETKLKPLDTKKSH, translated from the coding sequence ATGGAAATAAAAGGGATTCACCATGTATCTGCTATTACAGCAAATGCAAAAGAAAATTACCACTTTTATACAGAAATATTAGGTATGCGTCTCGTCAAAAAAACCGTTAACCAAGATGATACATCTGTCTATCACTTATTTTATGCAGATGAAGTAGGTAAGCCCGGAACTGATTTAACTTTTTTTGAAATACCAAATGCGGGAACAACTTATCCAGGAATAAACAGTATTTCCGGTACTTCCTTACGTGTACCAAATGATGCTGCTTTAACGTATTTTCAAGATCGTTTCAATGAATATAATGTTGATCAGGACGAAATTTCAAAACAAGGTGAACGAAAAGTAATTCATTTCCGCGATCCAGAGGGACAGCGTTTAACCCTGATTTCCGATGAAACGAATACTGGTGTTGCAGGCGGAAACGTATGGGAACGTAGTAGTGTTCCTGTAGACAAAGGAATTATTGGACTCGGGCCAAGTAAATTAACGGTACAGGATCCAACACCAACAATCACCGTTTTAACAGAAATTCTTACATTTAAACAAGTTAGCAGCTACCCATCTCCTGTAAGCGGTCAGGAAGATATTCTCATTTTTTCTACTGGTGAAGGTGGAACAGGTGCAGAGATTCATCTCGAGGTGCGAAATGATTTACCAAAGGAAAGACCAGGCCGTGGAAGTGTACATCATGTTGCATTGCGTGTAGCGAACGAAGAAGAATTGGCCGCATGGAGAGATCGCCTGCAGGAATTCCGATTTCCTAATTCTGGTTTAGTGGAGCGTTTTTATTTCAGATCCCTCTATTTCCGTGATCCTAATGGCATTTTATTTGAATTTGCTACAGATGGCCCAGGATTTACTACAGATGAGGATATGGATTACCTTGGAGAGTCCCTGGCATTACCGCCATATTTCGAAGATCAGCGTGAGGTAATAGAAACTAAATTAAAGCCTTTGGATACGAAGAAGTCACACTAA
- a CDS encoding M15 family metallopeptidase: MKGIRKILLPWIMIIIFLSILFILYNRMEENYLDMGEDAPLPDDLHPLVEEKKDILLEQAEAIDIDVVITDKTRSIDEQNELYEQGRSASGNIVTNAKGGESYHNYGLAIDYALLDNNGDIHWDIQYDGTDSGESDWFEVAELAKDLGFEWGGDWNRFPDYPHLQMDFGLSIDQLQRGMRPAPEDHDEADK, encoded by the coding sequence ATGAAAGGCATAAGAAAAATACTCCTTCCATGGATTATGATTATTATATTTTTAAGTATTCTATTTATCTTATATAATCGTATGGAAGAAAACTATTTAGATATGGGCGAAGATGCCCCCCTTCCAGATGACCTGCATCCGTTAGTGGAAGAAAAAAAAGACATTCTTTTGGAACAAGCTGAAGCTATAGATATTGATGTCGTTATTACAGATAAAACACGTTCTATCGATGAACAAAATGAATTATATGAACAAGGGAGATCGGCAAGTGGAAACATTGTCACAAATGCTAAAGGTGGCGAATCCTATCATAATTATGGACTCGCAATTGATTATGCATTGCTGGATAATAATGGTGATATCCATTGGGATATTCAGTACGATGGAACAGATAGTGGAGAATCAGACTGGTTTGAAGTAGCTGAACTTGCAAAAGATTTAGGCTTTGAATGGGGTGGGGATTGGAATAGGTTTCCTGACTATCCACATCTGCAAATGGATTTTGGTTTAAGTATTGATCAACTTCAAAGAGGGATGCGCCCAGCTCCTGAAGATCATGATGAAGCAGACAAGTAG
- a CDS encoding Gfo/Idh/MocA family protein, protein MKKVRLGIIGLGAQGGAYAGFIMEGRVPNMEVGAICDIDPAKKSEAEEKYPGVPFYDNYIDMLESGDIDSVVTCVPHYLHPEMGIESLKRNIHALVEKPAGVYTKQVKELNEFAATKPEVTFGIMFNQRTNELYQKVKEVIDNGEIGDIRRTNWIITTWWRPQGYYDQSAWRATWEGEGGGVLVNQAPHQLDLLQWIAGMPKKVYSNVKYGYQRDIAVEDEVTAMFDYGNGATGVFITATHDVMGTDRFEILGDKGKIVVDDSKTVTIKRLKTPESEMSATMDMQDVMKIFMGDGPGEIYDEEVLEFESVWGAQHTAVMENFAANVLDGTPLLAPGSDGINGVALANAIHLSSWLGKEVDLPVDEDLYVEELNKKIAEEKK, encoded by the coding sequence ATGAAAAAAGTACGCTTAGGTATTATTGGTTTAGGCGCACAAGGTGGCGCATATGCAGGATTTATCATGGAAGGAAGAGTTCCAAATATGGAGGTCGGTGCTATTTGTGATATCGATCCAGCAAAAAAATCTGAAGCCGAAGAAAAGTATCCTGGTGTTCCATTTTACGACAATTATATCGATATGCTTGAAAGCGGTGACATCGATTCAGTCGTTACATGTGTTCCGCATTACTTGCATCCGGAAATGGGTATTGAATCATTAAAAAGAAACATCCATGCTCTAGTTGAAAAGCCAGCAGGTGTGTATACAAAACAGGTGAAAGAATTAAATGAATTTGCGGCAACAAAACCAGAAGTAACGTTTGGCATTATGTTTAATCAGCGAACAAATGAACTCTATCAAAAAGTAAAAGAAGTTATAGATAATGGAGAAATTGGTGACATCCGCCGAACAAACTGGATTATTACAACATGGTGGAGACCTCAAGGTTATTATGACCAAAGTGCATGGAGGGCAACTTGGGAAGGTGAAGGTGGTGGTGTACTCGTAAACCAGGCACCGCATCAGCTTGACCTCCTTCAGTGGATTGCAGGCATGCCGAAGAAAGTATATTCCAACGTGAAATATGGTTACCAAAGAGATATCGCGGTAGAAGATGAAGTAACGGCAATGTTTGACTACGGCAATGGTGCAACAGGTGTATTTATTACTGCCACGCACGACGTTATGGGTACAGACCGGTTTGAGATTTTAGGTGACAAAGGAAAAATCGTCGTTGATGACAGTAAGACTGTAACGATTAAACGTCTTAAAACACCTGAATCTGAAATGAGTGCAACCATGGACATGCAAGATGTTATGAAAATTTTCATGGGTGACGGTCCGGGAGAAATATATGATGAAGAAGTACTAGAATTTGAAAGTGTATGGGGAGCGCAACATACAGCTGTTATGGAAAACTTCGCAGCAAATGTCTTAGATGGTACGCCGTTACTTGCACCAGGTAGTGATGGGATCAATGGTGTGGCATTGGCAAATGCGATCCATCTATCAAGCTGGTTAGGCAAAGAAGTAGATCTTCCAGTAGATGAAGATTTATATGTAGAGGAATTAAACAAGAAGATTGCAGAAGAAAAAAAGTAG
- a CDS encoding ROK family transcriptional regulator, with protein sequence MVTGDGAYIKKINRSIILKRIIEYGMISRADLSKITGLNKATISVQVANLLEEELIYETQQEHHAVGRRPIMLSINRDAGYVLGIDLDYNKIQFTSTDLLGYPVHSEAITLKSDNYHEIVQIVAKHIKASFKEFSSSRYGLVGVMIGIHGTVNNDEHIDFVPKLQWYNKNLKTDLENEVDLNVTINIENNANLSVYAERVYNHHQSDNLLSINLSSGIGAGMMLDGELHKGYHGYAGEMGHMIVSPGGKACRCGNHGCWELYNSEPSLFAALAEKLDKPTITHKDVKRLIKEKDTVTFEQLDAYITYLAIGLNNVINLYNPETIVLNCEVLEMYPNTIREIKHNLKSNVSQYREISLSELGGKACVMGASALAIKQFLEVPELFLDRTENHIPSGNAEGKRMKSVK encoded by the coding sequence ATGGTTACAGGTGATGGCGCTTATATCAAAAAAATCAATAGAAGTATTATCTTAAAACGAATCATTGAATATGGCATGATTTCGCGGGCAGATTTATCTAAAATTACTGGGTTAAATAAAGCAACCATATCGGTCCAGGTTGCTAACCTATTAGAAGAGGAATTAATTTACGAAACACAGCAAGAGCATCATGCTGTTGGTAGAAGACCCATCATGCTTTCCATTAATCGTGACGCTGGCTATGTATTAGGAATTGACCTTGATTATAATAAAATTCAATTTACATCAACTGATTTACTCGGTTATCCAGTTCACAGTGAAGCAATAACTCTAAAAAGCGATAACTATCATGAAATTGTTCAGATAGTTGCCAAGCATATCAAGGCAAGTTTTAAGGAGTTTTCAAGTAGCCGCTATGGCTTAGTAGGTGTGATGATTGGAATCCATGGAACAGTGAATAACGATGAACATATTGATTTTGTACCCAAACTACAATGGTATAATAAAAATTTAAAAACCGATTTAGAAAACGAAGTTGACTTAAACGTAACGATTAATATAGAGAACAATGCCAACTTATCCGTGTATGCAGAAAGAGTATACAATCATCATCAAAGCGATAATTTACTTTCCATTAACTTATCTTCAGGTATTGGGGCTGGCATGATGCTAGATGGTGAACTTCACAAGGGGTACCACGGGTATGCGGGAGAAATGGGGCATATGATTGTTTCACCTGGTGGAAAGGCTTGCAGATGTGGTAATCACGGTTGCTGGGAACTCTATAACTCAGAACCTAGTTTATTTGCAGCGTTAGCTGAAAAACTTGATAAACCAACAATCACACATAAAGATGTGAAAAGGCTAATCAAGGAAAAGGATACAGTCACCTTCGAACAACTTGATGCGTATATCACCTATCTAGCGATTGGATTAAATAATGTTATCAATCTATATAACCCAGAAACAATTGTCCTAAACTGTGAAGTCCTCGAAATGTATCCAAATACGATACGTGAAATTAAACATAATTTAAAATCAAACGTAAGCCAATACCGCGAAATTTCTTTGTCTGAACTTGGAGGTAAAGCTTGTGTTATGGGCGCGAGCGCATTAGCTATTAAACAGTTCTTAGAAGTTCCCGAGCTATTTTTAGATAGAACAGAAAATCATATTCCTTCTGGTAATGCTGAAGGGAAGAGGATGAAATCAGTGAAATAG
- a CDS encoding LarC family nickel insertion protein, producing the protein MKILYFDCFSGISGDMTIGSLINAGADITVLESELKKLQMEDEYELKTEKVVKNGITSTKFDVVLLNEEHHHHDHDHKHEHHHDGHDHGHHAHTNNHDHSHEHHHHHRSYRDIVKLIESADFPEQVKDMALKIFKKIGEAEGKIHGVPLADVHFHEVGAVDSIIDIVGSAILIHNMEIDEVRSSSIPVGSGKIHIDHGVYPVPAPATLEILKGVPLAHSDLKAELTTPTGAAIIAVLAEKFSNLPSMNVHAIGYGAGTKSFENHPNVLRIIIGE; encoded by the coding sequence ATGAAAATCCTATACTTTGACTGCTTTTCAGGGATAAGCGGTGACATGACCATTGGCTCTTTGATTAATGCGGGAGCAGATATAACGGTGTTGGAGAGCGAATTAAAGAAGCTCCAAATGGAAGATGAATATGAATTGAAAACAGAAAAAGTTGTAAAAAACGGGATCACTAGTACTAAATTTGATGTTGTATTATTGAACGAGGAACATCATCATCATGATCATGACCACAAACACGAGCACCATCATGATGGACACGATCATGGTCATCATGCACATACCAACAATCATGATCACTCGCATGAACATCACCATCATCACCGTTCTTATCGCGATATCGTAAAGCTCATTGAATCAGCCGATTTCCCTGAGCAAGTAAAGGATATGGCATTGAAAATATTTAAGAAAATTGGTGAAGCAGAAGGAAAGATTCATGGGGTACCACTGGCTGATGTGCATTTTCATGAGGTTGGTGCAGTTGATTCCATTATTGATATTGTAGGATCAGCAATCTTAATTCACAATATGGAGATAGATGAAGTAAGGTCATCCTCAATTCCGGTAGGGTCGGGTAAAATTCATATTGATCATGGTGTTTATCCAGTCCCCGCACCTGCAACGCTCGAAATTTTGAAAGGAGTTCCATTAGCGCACAGTGATTTAAAAGCCGAATTGACAACACCAACAGGGGCAGCTATTATAGCGGTGCTTGCTGAAAAATTCTCCAATTTACCATCGATGAACGTACATGCAATTGGTTATGGGGCAGGTACAAAAAGTTTTGAAAACCACCCAAATGTATTACGCATCATTATCGGAGAATAA
- a CDS encoding Gfo/Idh/MocA family protein gives MLNIAVIGLGDISKIHLPVIEENPDARLVAVCDVDESLKDSVAGATFYTDYHEMLEKESLDCVHVCLPHHLHYHATKACVERGIHVFQEKPLARNAEEGMALVDLEEKYPDVKICVSFQNRYNETFEKLREIVASGEYGNVTGLKGLVTWFRPKAYYDVKPWRGKMRYSGGGVMINQAIHTLDLMQIIGGEIETIRGTIDNLFDYGYEVEDTAVANIQFRSGATGLFFATNTNAGNSSVEFQVLMEKGKLTIKDSILTKMNGSGKKEEVIEDEKLPGKNFYYGASHSKLINHFYTCIENDSQDYIHVKDSQVSMEMISAIRQSSEIKKEIKMEVYQ, from the coding sequence ATGCTTAACATAGCCGTTATTGGCCTTGGAGATATTTCGAAAATTCATCTTCCCGTTATCGAGGAGAATCCAGATGCCCGTCTAGTAGCAGTATGTGATGTTGATGAGTCATTAAAAGATAGTGTTGCAGGTGCAACCTTTTATACAGATTATCACGAAATGCTGGAGAAAGAATCACTGGATTGTGTACATGTTTGCCTGCCGCATCACCTTCATTATCATGCAACAAAGGCTTGTGTTGAAAGAGGTATCCATGTATTTCAGGAAAAACCTTTGGCGCGAAATGCGGAAGAAGGCATGGCATTAGTTGACTTAGAAGAAAAATACCCAGATGTTAAAATCTGTGTTTCTTTTCAAAATCGTTATAATGAGACATTCGAAAAACTACGTGAAATTGTTGCAAGTGGAGAATATGGCAACGTAACTGGATTGAAGGGTTTGGTGACCTGGTTTAGGCCAAAAGCTTACTATGATGTAAAACCTTGGCGAGGTAAAATGAGGTATTCTGGTGGAGGCGTCATGATTAATCAGGCAATTCATACCTTGGATTTAATGCAGATAATCGGTGGCGAAATTGAAACGATAAGAGGAACGATAGATAATCTATTTGATTATGGATATGAAGTAGAAGATACTGCTGTGGCCAATATTCAATTTAGGAGTGGAGCAACAGGGTTATTTTTTGCAACCAATACAAATGCTGGGAATTCCAGTGTAGAGTTTCAAGTTCTCATGGAAAAAGGAAAATTAACGATTAAAGATAGTATTCTAACAAAAATGAACGGTAGCGGTAAGAAGGAAGAGGTAATAGAGGATGAAAAGTTACCTGGTAAGAATTTCTATTATGGCGCGAGTCATTCAAAATTAATTAATCATTTCTATACGTGTATAGAGAATGATAGCCAGGATTATATCCATGTGAAAGACTCCCAAGTATCGATGGAAATGATTAGTGCAATTCGGCAATCCTCTGAAATTAAAAAAGAAATAAAAATGGAGGTATATCAATGA
- the uxaC gene encoding glucuronate isomerase, with protein sequence MKTFITDDFLLYNETAKDLYHNTAKHLPIIDYHNHLNQEEILQDKNYTNLSEIWLAGDHYKWRAMRANGIDEAYITGDKSDYEKFLAWAKTVPNTFGNPLYHWTHLELLRYFDIDEVLNEETAPAIWEEAKRKLATPEMSVRSLLEKDKVEFVGTTDDPTDDLASHIQLAKEGFSANVSPSFRPDKGLGIEKEDFLPWVEKLGQVTNVTLETYDAFLDALASRVDYFDEHGCRSSDHGINVLFYEKASKDEVSAIFVKRLKGEALSAKEIDQFKTYTLLSLGELYADKGWAMQLHISPLRNNNTKMFKKLGPDSGFDSIGDPLVADKLSGLLDSMEEKGKLPKTILYSLNANDYNVLAAMAGNYQNAEIPGKVQFGTAWWFNDTIDGMEDQMKTLANIGLISNFIGMLTDSRSFLSLSRHEYFRRILCNLLGTWVEEGKVPKDMALLEKYVRGICHENAKQYFAI encoded by the coding sequence ATGAAAACATTTATTACGGATGATTTTTTATTATATAATGAAACAGCGAAAGACCTTTACCATAATACCGCGAAGCATTTACCGATTATAGATTATCATAATCATTTAAACCAGGAGGAAATTCTACAGGATAAAAATTATACTAATTTATCCGAAATCTGGCTGGCAGGAGACCATTATAAATGGAGAGCAATGCGAGCAAATGGTATTGATGAAGCGTATATTACGGGAGACAAAAGTGATTATGAAAAATTCTTAGCATGGGCTAAAACGGTTCCGAATACGTTCGGTAATCCGTTATATCATTGGACTCATCTGGAACTATTACGCTATTTTGATATTGATGAAGTATTAAATGAAGAAACAGCACCAGCGATATGGGAAGAAGCGAAACGAAAGCTTGCTACCCCGGAGATGTCAGTAAGGTCTTTACTGGAAAAGGATAAAGTAGAGTTTGTTGGAACAACAGATGATCCAACAGACGATCTAGCGAGTCACATTCAATTAGCGAAAGAAGGGTTTTCAGCTAATGTATCCCCCTCATTCCGTCCAGATAAAGGGTTGGGCATCGAGAAGGAAGACTTTCTTCCATGGGTGGAAAAACTGGGTCAAGTCACAAACGTAACCCTTGAAACCTATGATGCTTTCCTTGATGCATTGGCAAGTCGGGTAGATTATTTTGATGAGCACGGATGCCGAAGTTCAGACCATGGTATAAATGTTTTGTTTTATGAAAAAGCATCCAAAGATGAAGTCTCAGCTATTTTTGTGAAACGATTGAAAGGTGAGGCGCTTTCGGCTAAAGAAATTGATCAGTTTAAGACGTACACATTACTTTCTTTAGGAGAACTTTATGCGGATAAAGGCTGGGCAATGCAGCTCCATATAAGTCCACTCAGAAATAATAATACGAAAATGTTTAAAAAATTAGGGCCTGATAGTGGGTTTGATTCTATTGGCGATCCACTAGTCGCTGATAAATTGTCTGGGTTATTAGATTCAATGGAAGAAAAAGGGAAGCTTCCAAAGACGATTCTGTACAGTTTGAATGCTAATGATTATAATGTGCTTGCAGCAATGGCAGGTAATTATCAAAATGCTGAGATTCCTGGAAAGGTTCAGTTTGGAACTGCATGGTGGTTTAATGATACAATTGATGGTATGGAAGACCAAATGAAGACTTTAGCCAATATCGGACTGATTAGCAACTTTATTGGAATGCTTACGGATTCAAGAAGTTTTCTATCTCTTTCTCGTCATGAATACTTCAGAAGAATCTTATGTAATCTTCTAGGAACATGGGTAGAAGAAGGTAAAGTGCCAAAAGATATGGCGTTACTTGAGAAGTATGTTCGTGGCATATGTCACGAAAATGCGAAACAGTATTTTGCCATATAA
- a CDS encoding NAD(P)H-dependent flavin oxidoreductase has translation MWNENKFTQELNIQYPIIQAGMAAGTTTPELVAAVSNAGGLGTLGAGYMKAEPMKEAIKKIKELTDKPFGVNLFIPEITDASEEEIEKANELLRPYREELKVTEPEITKPSTEIFEKQMEIIIQEKVPVCSFTFGVPSKEKVHQLKQENIVAIGTATTVKEANINEEHGMDMVVMQGSEAGGHRGTFSGSFDNALIGTMSLVPQAVDHVNIPVIAAGGIMDGRGVLAALTLGAQAVQMGTAFVTALESGAKKQHIDAILNSTEDQSVITSVFSGKPARGIQNEFVTKMTPYEQSLPGYPILNTLTKSIRSEAAKQNRPEWIHLWSGQTSRLSKRQTVGKMISDIVSQVEDIEKNR, from the coding sequence ATGTGGAATGAGAACAAATTTACTCAAGAACTCAACATTCAATATCCAATCATCCAGGCAGGAATGGCGGCCGGTACAACAACACCTGAACTAGTCGCTGCGGTTTCCAATGCAGGGGGACTTGGAACTCTAGGTGCGGGTTATATGAAAGCTGAACCAATGAAAGAAGCTATTAAGAAAATAAAAGAACTAACAGATAAGCCTTTCGGAGTTAATCTCTTCATCCCTGAGATAACCGATGCATCAGAAGAAGAGATTGAAAAAGCCAATGAATTATTGCGTCCGTATCGTGAAGAATTAAAAGTAACGGAACCAGAAATTACAAAACCATCAACCGAGATTTTTGAAAAGCAAATGGAAATTATAATACAAGAAAAAGTGCCCGTTTGCAGCTTTACATTCGGTGTTCCCTCTAAGGAAAAGGTTCACCAATTAAAACAGGAAAACATTGTTGCAATAGGTACTGCAACGACAGTAAAAGAGGCCAATATCAACGAAGAACACGGTATGGATATGGTTGTAATGCAAGGAAGTGAAGCAGGTGGCCATCGTGGTACTTTTTCAGGATCATTTGATAATGCCCTGATTGGGACGATGTCGCTGGTTCCACAGGCTGTGGATCATGTTAACATTCCGGTGATTGCCGCAGGTGGAATCATGGACGGAAGAGGTGTTTTAGCAGCCCTTACCCTAGGGGCTCAAGCCGTTCAAATGGGTACAGCTTTTGTTACTGCTTTGGAAAGTGGGGCGAAAAAACAACATATCGATGCAATTTTGAACAGTACCGAAGATCAATCAGTTATTACATCGGTATTTAGTGGTAAACCGGCAAGGGGTATTCAAAATGAGTTCGTTACGAAAATGACACCTTATGAACAAAGTCTACCAGGGTATCCGATATTAAATACATTAACCAAATCGATTCGTAGTGAGGCAGCTAAGCAGAATCGCCCAGAATGGATTCATCTTTGGAGTGGCCAAACTTCCCGATTAAGCAAAAGACAAACTGTCGGAAAAATGATTTCAGACATTGTTTCTCAAGTTGAGGATATTGAGAAAAATAGATAA
- the gndA gene encoding NADP-dependent phosphogluconate dehydrogenase — MSQQVGVIGLAVMGKNLALNIESRGYSVSVFNRSPEKTEAFLEEEAKGKNFVGSTSIEEFVNSLEKPRKILLMVQAGPATDATIQSLQPHLDQGDILVDGGNTLFEDTIRRNKELEKTGIHFIGTGVSGGEEGALNGPSIMPGGQKEAYELIAPIFEAISAKVDGDPCTSYIGPDGAGHYVKMVHNGIEYGDMQLISEAYYILKHVLGLDAQELHEVFSEWNKGELDSYLIEITADIFTKTDEETGKPLVDVILDTAGQKGTGKWTSKNALDLGVPLPLITESVFARFISAMKEERVKASKVLSGPEVPTFEGNKDELIEAIRKALYMSKIVSYAQGFAQMRAQSEENDWNLRYGDIAMIWRGGCIIRANFLQKIKEAYDNEPALTNLLLDPYFKDIVEGYQSALREVVSVAIKHGIAVPSFSSAIAYYDSYRSANLPANLLQAQRDYFGAHTYQRKDKEGVFHTNWF; from the coding sequence ATGTCACAACAAGTTGGTGTTATAGGTTTAGCGGTTATGGGGAAAAACCTTGCGCTTAATATTGAGAGCAGAGGGTATTCCGTGTCTGTATTTAATCGTTCTCCAGAAAAAACAGAAGCTTTTCTAGAAGAAGAGGCAAAGGGCAAGAACTTTGTTGGATCGACTAGTATCGAAGAATTTGTTAACTCATTGGAGAAGCCGCGTAAGATTCTATTAATGGTTCAAGCCGGTCCAGCAACAGATGCAACTATTCAATCACTACAGCCGCACTTGGATCAAGGCGATATTCTGGTTGATGGTGGAAACACATTATTTGAAGACACCATTCGTCGTAATAAGGAACTAGAGAAAACAGGAATACATTTTATTGGAACAGGAGTCTCTGGTGGTGAAGAAGGAGCATTAAATGGCCCTTCCATTATGCCTGGTGGCCAAAAAGAAGCATATGAACTTATAGCGCCTATTTTCGAAGCCATTTCAGCAAAAGTTGATGGTGACCCTTGTACAAGTTATATAGGTCCTGATGGTGCTGGCCACTATGTGAAAATGGTTCATAATGGAATTGAATACGGGGATATGCAATTAATCTCTGAAGCTTATTATATTCTGAAACATGTACTTGGGCTTGATGCACAAGAGCTTCATGAGGTATTTTCGGAATGGAATAAAGGTGAGCTGGATAGTTACCTGATCGAAATCACTGCAGATATATTTACAAAGACAGATGAAGAGACAGGAAAGCCGCTTGTTGATGTAATTTTAGATACAGCAGGTCAAAAAGGGACAGGAAAATGGACAAGTAAGAACGCATTGGATTTAGGTGTTCCACTTCCGCTAATTACTGAATCTGTATTTGCTCGTTTTATTTCGGCAATGAAGGAAGAGCGCGTGAAGGCAAGCAAAGTACTGAGTGGACCAGAAGTTCCGACATTTGAAGGAAATAAAGATGAATTGATTGAAGCTATTCGTAAAGCATTGTACATGAGTAAAATCGTTTCTTATGCGCAAGGTTTCGCACAAATGCGTGCACAATCAGAAGAAAATGATTGGAATCTTCGCTATGGTGATATTGCAATGATTTGGCGTGGGGGCTGTATTATTCGCGCAAACTTCTTGCAAAAAATTAAAGAAGCATATGATAATGAGCCAGCTTTAACAAACTTATTACTGGATCCTTACTTTAAAGATATTGTAGAAGGGTATCAGTCTGCATTGCGTGAAGTCGTTTCCGTCGCGATCAAGCACGGTATTGCTGTACCATCATTCTCCAGTGCAATAGCTTATTATGACAGCTATCGTTCTGCGAATTTGCCAGCTAATTTATTGCAGGCACAGCGCGATTATTTCGGTGCACACACGTATCAACGTAAAGATAAAGAAGGCGTGTTTCACACGAACTGGTTTTAA